One segment of Aquimarina sp. BL5 DNA contains the following:
- a CDS encoding HEPN domain-containing protein — protein sequence MQSFRTEIENPVVEKDIIELANKIEQFHKGTIDEEKFRSLRLARGVYGQRQEGVQMIRIKLPYGKVLSNQLRRICDVSDEYSRGRLHITTRQDIQIHYVDLNRTPELWAELERDDVTLREACGNTVRNVTASETAGIDSKEPFDVSPYADALFRFFLRNPICQEMGRKFKVSFSGTEEDTGLSYMHDLGFIAKIEDGVRGFKVMLAGGLGSQPRHADELYSFLPTDKIIPLMEGVLRIFDRHGERKSRAKARMKFLVKDIGVQAFKELVEAEQNAIAQKTVAIDAEAYVASVPVSVEVPKVEIQDQKAFELWKSTNVIEQKQNGYVAIGIKVLLGDFYTDKARLLADLVEKYAAGEIRLSLRQNILIPFVKEDLVPFFHQELEKLGFVEAGYNKAVDITACPGTDTCNLGIASSTGIAEELERVIKTEYPQYLEKEDLVIKISGCMNACGQHNMANIGFQGMSVRTKDKLVAPALQVLLGGGNLGDGKGRFADKVVKIPSRRGPEALRRILNDFEENANGKTFVDYYTDKGEKYFYNFLTDLSNVENLTQEDFIDWGTEEEYVKAIGVGECAGVVIDLIATLFLESEEKIENAKISFENGIYSDAVYHAYSSLVNSAKALLLAENKKTNTHAGIISQFDEEFVTSGKIELDGTFADLIYQLQKNAPSRDFAVDYIKKAGQFLQKVQAFRAIEVENV from the coding sequence ATGCAAAGTTTTAGAACAGAAATAGAAAACCCAGTTGTCGAAAAAGACATTATCGAATTAGCTAATAAAATAGAGCAATTCCATAAAGGGACGATTGATGAAGAGAAATTTCGTAGCCTTCGTTTAGCTCGTGGGGTATATGGTCAGCGACAAGAAGGAGTGCAGATGATTCGTATCAAATTACCATATGGTAAGGTGTTGAGCAATCAATTGCGAAGAATTTGCGATGTTTCTGATGAATATTCTAGAGGTAGATTACATATTACAACCAGACAAGATATTCAGATTCATTACGTAGATCTTAATAGAACACCTGAGCTTTGGGCAGAGTTAGAAAGAGATGATGTAACACTTAGAGAGGCTTGTGGTAATACAGTTCGTAATGTAACGGCATCAGAAACAGCTGGGATTGATTCAAAAGAACCTTTTGATGTATCACCATATGCAGATGCATTGTTCCGATTCTTCCTAAGAAATCCAATATGTCAGGAAATGGGACGTAAGTTCAAAGTTTCTTTTTCTGGGACCGAAGAAGATACGGGATTGTCTTATATGCATGATCTTGGTTTTATTGCAAAAATTGAAGATGGAGTAAGAGGGTTTAAAGTAATGCTTGCAGGGGGATTGGGCTCACAACCAAGACATGCAGATGAATTATATAGCTTTTTGCCAACAGATAAGATCATTCCTTTAATGGAAGGAGTGCTTAGAATTTTTGATCGTCACGGTGAGCGAAAAAGTAGAGCCAAAGCGAGAATGAAATTTTTAGTAAAAGATATCGGTGTACAAGCTTTCAAAGAATTAGTAGAGGCAGAACAAAACGCAATTGCTCAAAAAACGGTAGCTATTGATGCCGAAGCCTATGTTGCATCCGTTCCGGTTTCTGTAGAAGTTCCTAAAGTAGAAATTCAAGATCAAAAAGCTTTTGAATTGTGGAAATCTACAAATGTGATTGAGCAAAAACAAAATGGATATGTTGCTATTGGAATCAAAGTGCTTTTAGGGGATTTTTATACAGATAAAGCCAGATTATTAGCGGATTTAGTGGAGAAATACGCTGCTGGAGAGATTAGATTGTCTTTACGACAGAATATTTTAATTCCTTTTGTAAAAGAAGATTTAGTACCATTTTTCCATCAAGAATTAGAGAAACTTGGATTTGTGGAAGCAGGTTATAATAAAGCGGTTGATATTACAGCTTGCCCAGGAACAGATACTTGTAATTTGGGAATTGCTAGTAGTACGGGTATTGCTGAAGAATTGGAAAGAGTTATTAAGACTGAATATCCACAATATTTAGAAAAAGAAGATCTGGTAATCAAGATTAGCGGATGTATGAATGCTTGTGGGCAACACAATATGGCTAATATTGGTTTTCAGGGGATGTCAGTAAGAACTAAAGATAAATTAGTTGCTCCGGCATTGCAAGTGTTATTAGGAGGAGGAAATCTTGGAGATGGAAAAGGTCGTTTTGCTGATAAAGTGGTTAAGATACCAAGTAGAAGAGGGCCAGAAGCATTACGAAGAATCCTAAATGATTTTGAAGAAAATGCAAATGGTAAGACTTTTGTAGACTATTATACAGATAAAGGAGAAAAATATTTTTATAATTTCCTTACGGATTTATCTAATGTTGAAAATTTGACTCAAGAAGATTTTATTGATTGGGGAACTGAAGAAGAATATGTAAAGGCTATTGGAGTTGGAGAATGTGCAGGTGTTGTGATTGATTTGATTGCTACTTTATTTTTAGAAAGTGAAGAAAAGATAGAAAATGCAAAAATATCTTTTGAAAATGGGATATATTCTGATGCGGTGTATCATGCGTATAGCTCTTTAGTGAATTCTGCTAAGGCATTATTACTAGCAGAAAATAAAAAAACTAATACGCACGCAGGAATCATAAGCCAGTTTGATGAAGAGTTTGTGACAAGTGGTAAAATAGAACTTGATGGAACATTTGCTGATTTGATATATCAACTTCAGAAAAATGCACCAAGCAGGGATTTTGCAGTGGATTATATCAAAAAAGCAGGGCAATTTTTGCAAAAAGTGCAAGCATTTAGAGCCATTGAAGTAGAAAATGTATAA
- the metF gene encoding methylenetetrahydrofolate reductase [NAD(P)H]: MKVTDHIKKAKGKTLFSFELIPPQKGRSIQELYDNIDPLMEFDPPFIDVTTSREEFIYIDREGLLDKKLTRMRPGTVGICASITHKYNVDTIPHVLCGGFTKEETEYLLVDCHYLGIDNVMALRGDAMKEEKYFNPTKGGHCYANELVEQIVNMNNGRFLHEVIESDNQSDFCIGVAGYPEKHMEAPSMDSDIRRLKDKVDAGADYVVTQMFFDNKRYFAFVEKAREAGINVPIIPGIKPVAVSRHLQLLPQVFKLDMPDELVRAVESCKTNKEIRQVGIEFAIQQSKELMEYGVPVLHYYSMGKSDNIKKIASEVF, from the coding sequence ATGAAAGTAACAGATCATATAAAAAAAGCAAAAGGGAAGACCTTGTTTTCTTTTGAATTAATACCACCACAAAAAGGAAGAAGTATACAGGAACTCTATGATAATATTGATCCTTTGATGGAATTTGATCCTCCTTTTATTGATGTGACTACTTCGAGAGAAGAATTTATTTATATCGATCGAGAAGGTTTATTAGATAAAAAGCTGACTCGTATGCGCCCAGGAACTGTTGGGATTTGTGCATCTATAACTCATAAGTATAATGTAGATACCATTCCACACGTACTTTGTGGGGGGTTTACAAAAGAAGAAACTGAGTATCTACTTGTAGATTGTCATTATTTAGGGATTGATAATGTAATGGCTTTGCGTGGCGATGCTATGAAAGAAGAAAAGTATTTTAACCCAACAAAAGGAGGGCATTGTTATGCTAACGAATTGGTGGAACAGATCGTTAACATGAATAACGGACGATTTCTCCATGAAGTAATTGAAAGTGATAATCAATCTGATTTTTGTATAGGAGTGGCAGGATATCCAGAAAAACATATGGAAGCCCCATCTATGGATTCTGATATTAGAAGATTGAAAGATAAAGTTGATGCTGGTGCGGATTATGTAGTAACGCAAATGTTTTTTGATAATAAAAGATATTTTGCCTTTGTAGAAAAAGCCAGAGAAGCCGGTATTAATGTGCCTATAATCCCAGGAATCAAACCAGTTGCGGTATCTAGACATTTACAGTTATTACCACAAGTTTTTAAATTGGATATGCCGGATGAGCTGGTAAGAGCAGTAGAAAGTTGTAAAACAAATAAAGAAATTAGACAAGTAGGAATTGAATTTGCGATACAACAATCCAAGGAGTTGATGGAATACGGAGTGCCCGTTTTGCATTATTATTCAATGGGTAAATCGGATAATATTAAGAAAATAGCTTCAGAAGTATTTTAA
- a CDS encoding NAD(P)/FAD-dependent oxidoreductase, translated as MIKTDILIIGAGPTGLFTVFEAGLLKLKTHLIDALPQPGGQCSEIYPKKPIYDIPGFPEILAGDLVNNLMEQIKPFEPGFTLGERAETIEKLEDDTFLVTTNKGTQHNAPVVAIAGGLGSFEPRKPPIPNIIDFEDKGVAYIIRDPEVYRDKRVVIAGGGDSALDWTIFLADVASEVTLVHRRNEFRGALDSVERVAELTKLGKVNLITEAEVKELKGDDHVTGVGIKHKTEGDIHLDTDYFIPLFGLSPKLGPIGNWGLEIEKNAIKVDNSYDYQTNIPGIYAIGDVNTYKGKLKLILSGFHEAAIMCQSAYQRIFPDKKYVMKYTTVGGVEGFDGSKKEAKKEVVKAIV; from the coding sequence ATGATCAAGACTGATATTCTAATCATCGGAGCAGGACCAACAGGATTATTTACTGTTTTTGAAGCTGGATTACTAAAATTGAAAACACATCTTATTGATGCATTACCACAACCAGGTGGTCAGTGCTCTGAGATATATCCTAAAAAACCAATATATGATATTCCAGGATTTCCTGAGATTCTTGCGGGAGATTTAGTGAACAATTTAATGGAGCAAATAAAGCCTTTTGAACCTGGATTTACTTTGGGAGAGAGAGCCGAAACTATTGAGAAATTAGAAGACGATACTTTTTTGGTTACAACCAATAAGGGAACTCAGCATAATGCTCCTGTAGTTGCTATAGCTGGAGGGTTAGGTTCTTTCGAACCTCGTAAGCCACCTATTCCTAATATTATAGATTTTGAAGATAAAGGAGTTGCTTATATTATTCGCGATCCAGAAGTATATAGAGATAAAAGAGTAGTAATTGCGGGAGGAGGAGACTCAGCCTTGGATTGGACTATTTTCTTAGCAGACGTGGCTAGTGAAGTAACCCTTGTACATAGAAGAAATGAGTTCCGTGGAGCATTAGATTCTGTGGAAAGAGTAGCGGAATTAACCAAGTTAGGCAAGGTAAATCTAATTACTGAAGCGGAAGTGAAAGAACTAAAAGGAGATGATCACGTTACTGGTGTTGGTATCAAACATAAAACCGAAGGGGATATTCACTTAGATACAGATTACTTTATTCCTTTATTTGGGTTGTCTCCAAAGTTAGGACCTATCGGAAACTGGGGATTAGAGATCGAAAAGAACGCTATCAAAGTGGATAACTCTTATGATTATCAAACTAACATTCCTGGTATATATGCAATAGGAGATGTAAATACCTATAAAGGAAAATTAAAATTAATTCTTTCTGGTTTCCACGAAGCAGCTATTATGTGTCAGAGTGCATATCAAAGAATATTTCCGGACAAGAAGTATGTAATGAAATATACAACTGTTGGAGGTGTAGAAGGATTTGATGGTTCTAAAAAAGAAGCCAAAAAAGAAGTTGTAAAAGCGATAGTTTAA
- the metH gene encoding methionine synthase gives MSTEQKRKYLKLSGLEPMIVSAETNFINVGERTNVAGSRKFLRLVKEEKFDEALDVARHQVEGGAQVIDINMDDGLIDGKEAMVRFLNLIMAEPDIARVPIMIDSSKWDIIEAGLQVVQGKCVVNSISLKEGEEEFITHAKKIKRYGAAVIVMAFDEVGQADDYDRRLEISKRSYDILVNQVNFPPEDIIFDLNIFPVATGMDEHRRNAIDFIEATRWVRENLPHCSVSGGVSNVSFSFRGNDRVREAMHSVFLYHAIKAGMNMGIVNPAMLEIYDDIPKELLDHVEDVILDRREDATERLLDLAESVKGTSKERVVDLSWREEPLQDRITRALVKGIDQYIVEDVEEARQAADKPIEVIEGNLMTGMNVVGDLFGSGKMFLPQVVKSARVMKKAVAHLLPYIEEEKKKNPQLAQGNGSAGKVLMATVKGDVHDIGKNIVSVVLGCNNYEIVDMGVMVPPEKIIQTAIDEQVDIIGLSGLITPSLDEMVFLAKEMERRNFKVPLLIGGATTSKAHTAVKIDPQYKNAVVHVNDASRAVTVVGDLLNKRSNQKYVGDLKEDYEKFREGFLKRTKQKEYLTIEEARTNKYSIDWSSSEIIEPNKLGIQVIEDLDLRKLEPFIDWTPFFRSWDLHGKYPAILTDEVVGEQATSLYKDAQELLEKVFDEKLLGAKGVYGLFKANTVNDDDIEVEYSRADKSFENANDSLSQNADNETFKFRTLRQQLKKHAAKPNFALADFIAPKESGLQDYIGCFCVTTGFGTKELAEAFEADLDDYNSIMIKALADRLAEAFAEYLHKKVRKEDWGYAIEEQLTNDELIKESYKGIRPAPGYPACPDHLEKLTIWELLQVNERIGVELTESLAMWPAASVSGYYFANPEARYFGLGKIKEDQVKDFAERKDIDLEYAKKWLNPNLQD, from the coding sequence ATGAGTACGGAGCAAAAAAGAAAATATCTAAAATTATCTGGACTGGAACCGATGATTGTTTCAGCAGAAACGAACTTTATCAATGTTGGTGAGCGAACCAATGTCGCGGGGTCTCGAAAATTTCTTCGTTTGGTAAAAGAGGAGAAATTTGATGAAGCCTTAGATGTAGCTAGGCATCAGGTAGAAGGAGGAGCACAGGTGATCGATATCAATATGGATGATGGTTTGATCGACGGTAAGGAGGCAATGGTGAGATTTTTGAATCTTATTATGGCAGAACCTGATATTGCTAGAGTTCCTATCATGATCGATAGTTCTAAATGGGATATTATTGAAGCAGGATTGCAAGTTGTTCAAGGAAAGTGTGTCGTTAATTCTATAAGTTTAAAAGAAGGGGAAGAAGAATTTATAACACACGCTAAAAAAATAAAGCGATATGGAGCAGCTGTAATAGTGATGGCCTTTGATGAGGTTGGTCAAGCTGATGACTATGATCGTCGTTTAGAAATCTCTAAAAGGTCTTATGATATTCTTGTAAATCAGGTCAATTTCCCGCCAGAAGATATCATTTTTGACCTCAATATATTCCCTGTTGCAACTGGGATGGATGAACACCGAAGGAATGCAATTGATTTTATTGAAGCAACAAGGTGGGTCCGTGAAAATCTTCCTCATTGTAGTGTAAGTGGAGGTGTTAGTAATGTTTCTTTCTCATTTAGGGGAAATGATAGGGTAAGAGAAGCTATGCATTCAGTATTCTTATATCATGCGATCAAGGCTGGTATGAATATGGGAATTGTAAATCCTGCTATGTTGGAGATATATGATGATATTCCTAAAGAATTATTGGACCACGTAGAAGATGTTATTCTGGATCGTAGAGAGGACGCTACAGAACGATTATTAGATTTAGCAGAATCTGTAAAAGGAACAAGTAAAGAGCGAGTAGTAGACCTTTCCTGGAGAGAAGAACCACTACAAGATCGAATTACTAGAGCCTTAGTAAAAGGTATTGATCAATATATAGTAGAAGATGTAGAAGAAGCAAGGCAAGCAGCAGATAAGCCCATTGAGGTAATAGAAGGCAATCTGATGACAGGGATGAATGTCGTAGGAGATTTATTTGGATCAGGTAAAATGTTCTTGCCACAAGTAGTAAAATCAGCCAGAGTAATGAAAAAGGCGGTGGCTCATTTATTGCCCTATATTGAAGAAGAAAAAAAGAAAAACCCTCAGTTAGCACAAGGAAATGGGTCTGCTGGCAAAGTTTTAATGGCAACAGTAAAAGGAGATGTGCATGATATAGGTAAAAATATTGTTTCGGTTGTGTTAGGGTGTAATAACTACGAAATTGTGGATATGGGGGTAATGGTTCCGCCAGAAAAGATTATTCAGACAGCTATTGACGAACAAGTAGATATTATTGGATTGAGTGGCCTAATTACACCATCACTTGATGAAATGGTGTTTTTAGCTAAAGAAATGGAACGTAGAAATTTTAAAGTTCCTTTATTGATTGGCGGTGCTACTACATCAAAAGCACATACCGCAGTAAAAATTGATCCACAATATAAAAATGCTGTGGTGCACGTAAATGATGCTTCTAGAGCGGTTACTGTGGTTGGAGATTTACTTAATAAAAGAAGTAACCAAAAATATGTAGGCGATCTTAAAGAAGATTATGAGAAGTTTAGAGAAGGCTTCCTTAAAAGAACAAAGCAAAAAGAATATTTAACGATTGAAGAAGCTCGTACAAATAAGTATTCAATTGATTGGAGTTCTTCTGAAATAATAGAACCAAATAAGTTAGGAATTCAGGTTATTGAAGATCTTGATTTAAGAAAATTAGAACCTTTTATTGATTGGACTCCATTCTTTAGATCGTGGGATTTACATGGTAAATATCCTGCAATATTAACTGACGAGGTAGTTGGTGAACAGGCTACTTCATTGTACAAAGATGCGCAAGAATTATTAGAAAAAGTGTTTGATGAAAAATTATTAGGAGCTAAAGGAGTTTATGGTTTGTTCAAAGCGAATACGGTAAATGACGATGATATTGAAGTGGAGTATAGTCGCGCTGATAAGTCCTTCGAAAATGCTAATGATAGTCTAAGTCAAAATGCTGATAATGAAACTTTCAAGTTTAGAACGCTTAGACAACAGTTAAAGAAGCATGCGGCTAAACCAAATTTTGCATTGGCAGATTTTATTGCACCAAAAGAATCAGGTTTACAAGATTATATAGGATGTTTTTGCGTTACTACTGGATTTGGAACTAAAGAATTGGCAGAAGCTTTTGAAGCAGATTTAGATGATTATAACTCAATTATGATTAAGGCATTAGCAGATCGTTTAGCGGAAGCATTTGCCGAGTACCTACATAAGAAAGTTCGAAAAGAAGATTGGGGTTATGCAATAGAAGAACAGCTTACAAATGATGAGTTGATTAAAGAATCTTATAAAGGAATACGACCAGCACCGGGATATCCAGCTTGTCCGGATCACTTAGAAAAACTTACTATTTGGGAATTATTGCAAGTCAATGAGAGAATAGGAGTAGAGTTAACAGAGAGTTTGGCGATGTGGCCAGCAGCTTCTGTATCTGGATATTACTTTGCAAATCCTGAAGCAAGATATTTTGGATTGGGAAAAATAAAAGAAGATCAGGTTAAAGATTTTGCAGAGCGTAAGGATATAGATTTAGAATATGCGAAGAAGTGGTTAAACCCGAACTTACAGGATTAA
- a CDS encoding sulfate adenylyltransferase subunit 1, with product MDVLKIATAGSVDDGKSTLIGRILYDTKSLTSDKLEAIETRSKANGFDYLDFSLATDGLVAEREQGITIDVAHIYFSTKTKSYIIADTPGHIEYTRNMVTGASTSQASIILVDARKGVIEQTYRHFFINNLLRVKDVIVAINKMDLVDFSQSTYEAIKSDFEKLIAKSDYKEQNITFIPVSALQGDNVVDASKNTPWYKGKTLLEHLEELDAQDVYEKAEVRFPVQTVIRPKKDEFHDFRGYAGKLYGGDLSVGDEVTVLPSLTTSKVKEIFFFDKKFDTAGRGSSCTITLEDDVNVSRGDMIVKSSEKPRVEKQLTATICWMDNKDLNPGANYFIQSGSNRILAKVKNISGTVATDFSGEDTAKNSLSLNEIGKVEIQLSKPLAIDSYSKNKVSGSFILIDSQTNNTSGVGFIQ from the coding sequence ATGGACGTATTAAAGATAGCAACAGCAGGAAGTGTAGATGATGGTAAGAGTACCTTGATTGGTCGTATTTTATATGATACAAAATCATTAACTTCTGATAAATTAGAAGCAATCGAAACCAGAAGTAAAGCTAATGGGTTTGATTATCTGGATTTTTCATTAGCAACTGATGGTTTAGTTGCAGAACGTGAACAAGGTATTACTATTGATGTAGCTCATATTTACTTTTCCACAAAAACTAAAAGTTATATTATTGCGGATACTCCAGGTCATATAGAATATACCAGAAATATGGTTACCGGAGCGTCTACTTCACAAGCGTCAATCATTTTGGTAGATGCTAGAAAAGGTGTGATCGAACAAACCTATAGACATTTTTTTATCAATAATTTATTGAGAGTAAAGGATGTGATTGTAGCTATTAATAAAATGGATTTAGTTGATTTTTCACAATCAACATATGAAGCAATTAAGTCTGATTTTGAAAAATTAATTGCAAAAAGCGATTACAAAGAACAGAACATAACTTTTATTCCAGTAAGTGCGTTACAAGGTGATAATGTAGTTGACGCATCTAAAAATACTCCTTGGTATAAAGGTAAAACTTTATTAGAACATTTAGAAGAATTAGATGCTCAGGATGTCTATGAAAAGGCAGAGGTGCGTTTTCCTGTTCAAACTGTGATCCGTCCTAAAAAAGATGAGTTTCATGATTTTAGAGGATATGCTGGTAAGCTATATGGTGGTGATCTTTCTGTAGGAGATGAGGTGACAGTTTTGCCATCCTTAACAACATCCAAAGTTAAAGAGATATTCTTTTTTGACAAGAAATTCGATACAGCTGGTAGAGGCAGTTCTTGCACGATTACATTAGAAGATGATGTAAACGTAAGTAGAGGAGACATGATTGTTAAGTCATCAGAAAAGCCAAGAGTAGAAAAGCAATTAACCGCTACTATTTGTTGGATGGATAATAAAGACCTTAATCCTGGAGCTAATTATTTTATTCAGAGCGGAAGTAATAGGATTTTAGCAAAAGTGAAAAATATTAGTGGAACAGTTGCTACTGATTTTTCTGGAGAAGATACCGCTAAGAATTCGCTTAGTCTAAATGAAATAGGAAAAGTTGAAATACAATTAAGTAAACCACTGGCTATTGATTCTTACAGTAAGAATAAGGTGTCAGGGTCATTTATATTAATAGATTCTCAAACCAATAATACTTCAGGAGTAGGTTTTATCCAATAG
- a CDS encoding homocysteine S-methyltransferase family protein produces MKDIKKILEERILVLDGAMGTMLQRHKFTEEDFRGERFKDWPVSVQGNNDLLSITQPEAIKGVHRLYFEAGADIIETNTFSGTTIAMADYEMEELVYELNFQSAKIAKEVADEFTAKEPHKPRFVAGSIGPTNRTASMSPDVNDPGFRAVTFDELRIAYKQQVEALLDGGSDILLVETIFDTLNAKAALFAIEEVKDERNIEVPIMISGTITDASGRTLSGQTAEAFLISVSHIPMLSVGFNCALGASQLTPHLEVLAQKANFGVSAHPNAGLPNAFGEYDETPEQMASQIKEYMDKNLVNIIGGCCGTTPEHIKAIADLAKNYKPRLVEVLV; encoded by the coding sequence ATGAAAGATATAAAAAAAATACTTGAAGAAAGAATTCTGGTGCTTGATGGAGCAATGGGAACGATGTTGCAACGACATAAATTTACAGAAGAAGATTTTAGAGGGGAACGATTTAAAGATTGGCCCGTTTCTGTTCAGGGTAATAATGACTTATTGAGTATTACACAACCCGAAGCAATAAAAGGAGTACATAGATTGTATTTTGAAGCAGGAGCAGATATTATAGAAACCAATACGTTTTCTGGAACTACAATTGCGATGGCGGATTACGAAATGGAGGAATTAGTATATGAATTGAATTTTCAATCTGCAAAAATAGCAAAAGAGGTTGCAGATGAATTTACAGCGAAAGAGCCTCATAAACCACGTTTTGTAGCTGGGTCAATTGGCCCGACAAATAGAACAGCTAGCATGTCTCCAGATGTTAATGATCCAGGATTTAGAGCAGTTACTTTTGATGAACTTAGGATTGCTTATAAACAACAGGTCGAAGCGCTATTGGATGGAGGATCAGATATCCTTCTCGTTGAAACCATTTTTGATACTTTAAACGCTAAAGCAGCACTTTTCGCAATTGAAGAAGTAAAAGATGAAAGAAATATAGAAGTGCCAATTATGATAAGTGGTACGATAACTGATGCAAGTGGTCGTACACTATCAGGTCAAACAGCAGAAGCTTTTTTGATTTCCGTATCACATATTCCGATGTTATCTGTGGGGTTTAATTGTGCTTTAGGAGCTAGTCAATTAACTCCTCATTTAGAAGTGTTAGCTCAAAAAGCAAACTTTGGAGTTTCTGCACATCCAAATGCTGGATTACCAAATGCATTTGGTGAGTATGATGAAACTCCAGAACAAATGGCTTCTCAGATTAAGGAATATATGGATAAAAACTTAGTAAATATTATAGGAGGATGTTGTGGGACAACACCGGAACATATAAAAGCGATTGCAGATTTAGCCAAGAATTATAAACCAAGATTAGTAGAAGTTTTAGTATAG
- a CDS encoding bifunctional precorrin-2 dehydrogenase/sirohydrochlorin ferrochelatase encodes MEERNNLYPVFLKVKNLEILIVGGGNVAEEKLTFLLKSSPDAKVTMVSPMYREDTVTLANKFGVEMIKKKYHRRFLKGKHIVIATTDVPKVNVQVYKDCRKRSKLVNVADNPPYCDFYMGGIVTKGNVKVAISTNGKSPTTAKRLRQFFEEVIPENIDDLVKNLNEYRKTIKGDFEEKVETLNEFTKGLIGKKEVEHDQD; translated from the coding sequence ATGGAAGAAAGAAATAATTTATATCCGGTTTTTCTGAAAGTTAAAAACCTTGAAATCCTAATTGTTGGAGGAGGAAATGTAGCTGAAGAAAAACTTACGTTCTTATTGAAATCTAGTCCAGATGCTAAAGTAACAATGGTGTCTCCAATGTATCGAGAAGATACAGTTACATTGGCGAATAAGTTTGGGGTAGAAATGATTAAAAAGAAATATCACAGACGTTTTCTAAAAGGGAAACATATTGTGATTGCTACTACAGACGTTCCTAAGGTTAATGTACAAGTGTATAAAGACTGTAGAAAAAGAAGTAAATTGGTAAATGTAGCTGACAATCCTCCATATTGTGATTTTTATATGGGAGGTATTGTAACCAAAGGAAATGTGAAAGTGGCAATTTCGACTAACGGAAAGTCGCCCACTACAGCCAAACGATTGCGTCAGTTTTTCGAAGAAGTAATTCCAGAAAATATTGATGATTTGGTCAAAAATTTAAATGAATATAGAAAAACAATAAAAGGTGATTTCGAAGAAAAAGTGGAGACGCTTAATGAATTTACCAAAGGATTAATAGGAAAAAAAGAAGTTGAACATGATCAAGACTGA
- the cobA gene encoding uroporphyrinogen-III C-methyltransferase, translating into MSNKTPKLTVVGAGPGDPDLITLKAIKALESADVVLYDALINESLLEYAPKAEKIFVGKRKGCYAYQQEQINELIVSRAKTHGHVIRLKGGDPFIFGRGAEEIDYVQEFGIETNMVPGISSSLAVPAYQGIPLTKRGSSESFWVITGTTKSHKLSQDVRLAAKSNATVVILMGMSKLNEIVSIFAAENKQDVPVAIIQNGTTENERFGFGSIKTIEQVVSDKKLSSPAIIVIGEVVEQRVKLASIYKEVKEEIVS; encoded by the coding sequence ATGAGTAATAAAACGCCAAAATTAACAGTGGTAGGAGCGGGGCCGGGAGATCCAGATTTGATTACGCTTAAAGCAATCAAAGCATTGGAATCTGCAGATGTGGTTTTGTATGATGCACTTATCAATGAATCTTTATTGGAATATGCACCGAAGGCAGAAAAAATCTTTGTAGGTAAAAGAAAAGGATGTTATGCATATCAACAGGAACAGATTAATGAGTTAATTGTTAGCAGAGCTAAAACTCATGGACATGTAATACGATTAAAAGGAGGAGATCCGTTTATTTTCGGTCGCGGAGCAGAAGAAATTGACTATGTTCAAGAATTTGGAATAGAAACAAATATGGTTCCAGGTATATCATCATCTTTGGCAGTTCCTGCGTATCAAGGAATTCCTTTGACAAAAAGAGGTTCTTCAGAGAGTTTTTGGGTGATTACTGGGACAACGAAATCCCATAAATTATCGCAGGATGTTCGCCTGGCAGCAAAATCTAATGCAACTGTGGTAATTTTAATGGGGATGAGCAAGTTAAACGAAATAGTTAGTATCTTTGCAGCCGAAAATAAACAGGATGTTCCCGTCGCTATTATTCAGAATGGAACTACTGAAAATGAGCGGTTTGGGTTCGGTTCAATAAAAACAATAGAACAGGTTGTATCTGATAAAAAATTATCATCACCTGCTATAATTGTAATCGGTGAAGTAGTTGAGCAAAGAGTGAAATTAGCTTCGATTTATAAAGAAGTAAAAGAAGAAATCGTATCTTGA
- a CDS encoding 2Fe-2S iron-sulfur cluster-binding protein, protein MSDVTIKIKDREGEIHEVQAPTDMAMNLMEVCKAYELPVEGTCGGMAMCASCQCYVLSDHKLPEMSQDEDLMLAEAFYVEDNSRLGCQIPITPELDGLEIELAPES, encoded by the coding sequence ATGTCAGACGTTACCATAAAGATAAAAGATAGAGAAGGAGAGATTCACGAAGTACAAGCTCCTACCGATATGGCCATGAACCTGATGGAAGTGTGTAAGGCTTATGAGCTTCCTGTAGAGGGAACTTGTGGAGGTATGGCAATGTGCGCATCTTGTCAATGTTATGTTTTATCTGATCATAAACTTCCTGAAATGAGTCAGGATGAGGATTTAATGTTAGCAGAAGCTTTTTATGTAGAGGATAATAGTAGATTAGGATGTCAGATTCCTATAACTCCAGAACTTGATGGCCTGGAAATAGAATTAGCTCCTGAATCCTAA